One genomic region from Pseudoduganella lutea encodes:
- a CDS encoding serine endopeptidase: MSKALRLSEKWFQRGLWLVAFLFAGFLIGLGGKIVDNLNLVEEPIELEQFIDHAKLASVRETIEVAQRNEKAADDALEQAAQQHRVAKANTESSRETFNNWLSTRHATARPDQDPDLIARTRQLDGLAAAEHKALTGVQEQEQLQLNARQARVAAYTQLQSLEAAAQPSYERALHMRELRVFAYRLALTLPLLLVAGWLWKTKRKSTWWPFVWGFIFFALFAFFVELVPYLPSYGGYVRYVVGILLTVIVGRQAILGLQRYLERQRAAEALPDTQRRENLGYDIALARMGKGVCPGCERGVDLKDPKMDFCPHCGIGLFNHCTACTARKNAFTRFCYSCGTEASSQKA; the protein is encoded by the coding sequence ATGAGCAAGGCCCTTCGTCTTTCTGAAAAATGGTTCCAGCGCGGCCTATGGCTGGTGGCTTTCCTGTTTGCAGGCTTCCTGATCGGCCTGGGTGGCAAGATCGTCGACAACCTCAATCTCGTCGAGGAACCGATTGAGCTGGAGCAATTCATCGATCATGCAAAGCTGGCATCCGTGCGCGAAACGATCGAGGTTGCCCAAAGAAACGAGAAAGCCGCCGACGATGCGCTGGAGCAGGCCGCGCAACAGCACAGGGTCGCGAAGGCCAATACGGAGTCATCGCGCGAAACATTCAACAACTGGCTGTCGACGCGCCATGCCACCGCCCGGCCCGACCAGGATCCGGATCTCATCGCGCGCACGCGGCAGCTCGATGGCCTGGCCGCGGCGGAGCACAAGGCGTTGACCGGCGTGCAGGAACAGGAGCAGCTCCAGCTCAATGCGCGCCAGGCGCGCGTTGCGGCTTACACGCAACTGCAATCGCTCGAAGCGGCTGCGCAGCCATCGTACGAACGTGCCTTGCACATGCGCGAACTGCGCGTGTTTGCCTACCGCCTCGCGCTGACCCTGCCGCTGCTGCTGGTCGCCGGCTGGCTGTGGAAGACCAAGCGCAAGAGCACGTGGTGGCCGTTCGTGTGGGGCTTCATCTTCTTCGCGCTGTTCGCGTTCTTCGTCGAACTGGTGCCCTACCTGCCCAGCTACGGTGGCTACGTGCGTTACGTGGTCGGCATCCTGCTGACGGTGATCGTCGGCCGGCAAGCCATCCTTGGCCTGCAGCGCTACCTGGAACGGCAGCGCGCCGCCGAGGCGCTGCCGGATACGCAGCGCCGCGAAAACCTCGGCTACGACATCGCGCTGGCTCGGATGGGGAAGGGCGTCTGCCCCGGCTGCGAGCGCGGGGTCGACCTGAAGGACCCGAAGATGGACTTTTGCCCGCACTGCGGCATCGGCCTGTTCAACCACTGCACCGCGTGCACGGCGCGCAAGAACGCCTTCACCCGCTTCTGCTACAGCTGCGGCACCGAGGCCTCCTCGCAAAAAGCGTAA
- a CDS encoding AGE family epimerase/isomerase, translating into MLPDFHSRETLLRHIRDTRNFYDPRSVDARGGFYHFYKDDGTVYDAHTRHLVSSTRFVFNYAMAYRHFHEEADLQRVRHGLAFLRDVHRDPATGGYAWELDWRDGVKTVTDATNHCYGLAFVVLAYAHALQAGVAEARGWLEETYELMERRFWEPQHGLYADEASAGWEVSPYRGQNANMHSCEAMLAAFDATADVRYLHRAETLARNIAVRQAALADDLVWEHYREDWSVDGDYNRHDSTNIFRPWGYQPGHLTEWAKLLLILERHASQLAGPSDWLLPRAVHFFDAALAKAWDERHGGIHYGFAPDGAICDGHKYFWVQAESFAAAALLAARTGEQRYWDWYDRIWQYSWEHFVDHVHGAWYRILGPDNARLTDEKSPAGKTDYHTMGACYEVLAVLK; encoded by the coding sequence ATGTTACCAGATTTTCATTCCCGCGAAACGTTGCTGCGGCATATCCGCGACACCCGCAATTTCTACGATCCCCGCTCGGTCGATGCCCGCGGCGGCTTCTATCACTTCTACAAGGACGACGGCACCGTCTACGACGCCCACACACGCCACCTGGTGAGCAGCACGCGCTTTGTCTTCAATTACGCGATGGCGTATCGCCACTTCCATGAAGAGGCGGACCTCCAGCGCGTGCGCCATGGCCTTGCCTTCCTGCGCGACGTGCACCGGGACCCGGCCACCGGCGGCTATGCATGGGAACTGGATTGGCGCGACGGCGTGAAGACCGTGACCGACGCCACGAACCACTGCTATGGCCTGGCCTTCGTGGTGCTGGCCTATGCGCATGCGCTGCAGGCCGGCGTGGCGGAGGCGCGCGGCTGGCTCGAGGAAACGTACGAACTGATGGAGCGGCGCTTCTGGGAGCCGCAACACGGCCTGTATGCGGATGAAGCGTCGGCCGGCTGGGAAGTGTCGCCCTACCGCGGACAAAACGCCAACATGCACTCGTGCGAAGCGATGCTGGCCGCGTTCGATGCCACCGCGGACGTGCGTTACCTGCACCGCGCCGAAACGCTGGCGCGCAACATCGCGGTGCGCCAGGCGGCACTGGCGGATGACCTGGTGTGGGAACACTACCGGGAAGACTGGTCGGTCGATGGCGACTACAACCGCCATGACAGCACCAACATCTTCCGCCCGTGGGGTTACCAGCCGGGCCACTTGACCGAGTGGGCGAAACTGCTGCTCATCCTGGAACGCCATGCGAGCCAGCTGGCCGGCCCGTCCGACTGGCTGCTGCCGCGCGCGGTCCACTTCTTCGATGCCGCACTGGCGAAGGCATGGGACGAACGGCACGGCGGCATCCACTACGGTTTCGCGCCGGACGGTGCGATCTGCGATGGCCACAAATACTTCTGGGTGCAGGCGGAAAGCTTCGCCGCCGCCGCCCTGCTGGCCGCGCGCACCGGCGAGCAGCGCTACTGGGACTGGTACGACCGCATCTGGCAATACAGCTGGGAGCATTTTGTCGACCACGTGCATGGCGCCTGGTACCGCATCCTGGGCCCGGACAATGCCAGGCTGACCGACGAGAAAAGCCCGGCCGGCAAGACCGACTACCACACGATGGGTGCCTGCTATGAAGTGCTGGCGGTGCTGAAATGA
- a CDS encoding methyl-accepting chemotaxis protein, translated as MLNRLSIRTRLIATMAILGLLIAVTGTVGIYGVHSVNAALEQTYSNQMASAQAVAAAKAQLMRARLVQDRAVFHPESAEVPALLKRAGEFVAKSDTAWKEYLALPLEAAEQALSDKVAATRKDLIDKGLHALAQALRDGDAARVDHLAMHDMQKLFSAYSDASDELDEHLTHLAQSNFKESQRLYGTVMALSIGAVVAGIVLIFVACATLMRAIMGPLRESLEHFDAMAAGDLSRRIDTTRHDEMGTLMKGLASMQDKLAETVRTVREGSGSIAVASNEIADGNMDLSRRTEQQAASLEETASSLEELTSTVRQNADNARQANTMAVSASQVAQQGGQIVARVIDTMGAITTSSRKIEDIIAVIDSIAFQTNILALNAAVEAARAGEQGRGFAVVASEVRTLAQRSAAAAKEIKTLIAESVASVETGSTLVGQAGNTMDEIVTGIARVADIMAEIQTATAEQSSGIDLINDAVTQMDQVTQQNAALVEEAAAAAGALQEQAATLEQTVAVFQLDQQAPARAALPVRLKAAQPTAQLAWQ; from the coding sequence ATGTTGAATCGTCTTTCCATTCGTACCCGCCTCATCGCCACGATGGCCATCCTTGGGCTGCTGATTGCCGTTACCGGCACCGTGGGCATCTATGGCGTCCACTCCGTCAACGCCGCCCTCGAACAGACTTACAGCAACCAGATGGCGTCGGCACAGGCCGTCGCCGCTGCAAAAGCGCAGCTGATGCGCGCACGGCTGGTACAGGATCGCGCGGTCTTCCATCCGGAGTCTGCCGAAGTGCCGGCCCTGCTCAAGCGCGCCGGCGAGTTCGTGGCCAAATCGGACACCGCCTGGAAGGAGTACCTCGCCTTGCCGCTGGAAGCGGCGGAACAGGCACTGTCGGACAAGGTGGCGGCAACGCGCAAGGACCTGATCGACAAAGGCCTGCATGCGCTGGCGCAGGCGCTGCGCGATGGCGATGCCGCGCGTGTCGACCATCTCGCCATGCACGACATGCAAAAGCTGTTTTCCGCCTACAGCGACGCGTCGGACGAGCTCGACGAGCACCTCACGCATCTCGCGCAAAGCAACTTCAAGGAGAGCCAGCGCCTGTACGGCACCGTGATGGCGCTATCGATCGGCGCGGTCGTCGCGGGCATCGTCCTGATCTTCGTGGCCTGCGCAACGCTGATGCGCGCCATTATGGGCCCGCTGCGCGAATCACTGGAACATTTCGACGCGATGGCAGCCGGCGACCTGTCGCGCCGTATCGATACGACCCGCCATGACGAAATGGGCACGCTGATGAAAGGCCTGGCCAGCATGCAGGACAAGCTTGCCGAAACCGTGCGCACCGTGCGCGAAGGCAGCGGCTCGATCGCCGTGGCCAGCAACGAGATCGCCGACGGCAACATGGACCTGTCGCGCCGCACCGAGCAGCAGGCGGCCAGCCTGGAAGAAACGGCATCGTCGCTGGAAGAGCTGACGTCGACCGTGCGCCAGAACGCCGACAATGCGCGCCAGGCCAACACCATGGCCGTCTCGGCGTCGCAGGTGGCCCAGCAGGGCGGCCAGATCGTAGCCCGGGTGATCGACACGATGGGCGCCATCACCACCTCGTCGCGAAAGATCGAGGACATCATCGCCGTCATCGACAGCATTGCCTTCCAGACCAATATCCTGGCGCTGAACGCCGCCGTGGAAGCAGCCCGCGCCGGCGAACAGGGCCGCGGCTTTGCCGTGGTGGCCAGCGAGGTGCGCACGCTGGCGCAGCGCTCGGCTGCCGCCGCCAAGGAAATCAAGACGTTGATCGCCGAGTCGGTCGCGAGCGTCGAAACCGGCTCGACCCTGGTCGGCCAGGCCGGCAACACGATGGACGAGATCGTGACCGGCATCGCCCGCGTGGCGGATATCATGGCCGAGATCCAGACGGCCACCGCCGAGCAGAGCTCGGGCATCGACCTGATCAACGATGCCGTCACGCAGATGGACCAGGTCACGCAGCAGAACGCCGCGCTGGTCGAGGAAGCCGCCGCCGCCGCCGGCGCCCTGCAGGAACAGGCTGCCACGCTGGAGCAGACCGTTGCCGTGTTCCAGCTGGACCAGCAGGCCCCGGCCCGCGCCGCTTTGCCTGTGCGACTCAAGGCTGCACAACCAACCGCTCAGCTGGCCTGGCAGTAA
- a CDS encoding LacI family DNA-binding transcriptional regulator, giving the protein MTAATVAQGGVTIRDIARAAGVSAGTISRALKNEPGLTEVTRQKVLETARDLGYDFCKLRPKRLRRLTFLLHRQHNTAASSPFYSPVLHGAEEACRKQGIVLSFMAVGPADGLVDQLRMHAPDAIVCAGFFEPELLSALRATGKPIVLIDMKLRGYSSVNPDNMMGGYLATKHLIERGRERVGFICGSLSHYSIRERARGYRQALFDAGILADPRLEAPLPDGVDLEQGAWEAMETLLALPKPPDAVFCYNDSAALVAMRCCLAKGLKVPHDVAIVGFDDISTAVLGHRPLTTLRINKKELGALGVELLLNGRAGEAVEKVAPVELVVRTSTVC; this is encoded by the coding sequence ATGACGGCCGCCACCGTCGCGCAGGGCGGCGTCACGATCCGCGACATCGCGCGCGCCGCCGGCGTTTCGGCGGGAACGATCTCGCGGGCCCTGAAGAACGAGCCGGGGCTGACCGAGGTCACGCGCCAGAAAGTGCTGGAAACGGCCCGCGACCTGGGCTACGACTTCTGCAAGCTGCGGCCCAAGCGGCTGCGGCGCCTCACGTTCCTGCTGCACCGCCAGCACAACACGGCCGCCAGCAGCCCGTTCTACTCGCCCGTGCTGCACGGCGCCGAGGAAGCGTGCCGCAAGCAGGGCATCGTGCTGTCGTTCATGGCGGTCGGCCCGGCCGATGGCCTGGTGGACCAGCTGCGCATGCATGCACCGGACGCCATCGTGTGCGCCGGTTTCTTCGAACCCGAACTGCTGTCGGCGCTGCGCGCCACCGGCAAGCCGATCGTGCTGATCGACATGAAGCTGCGCGGCTACAGCTCGGTCAATCCGGACAACATGATGGGCGGCTACCTGGCCACGAAGCACCTGATCGAACGCGGGCGGGAGCGCGTGGGCTTCATCTGCGGGTCGCTGTCGCACTACAGCATCCGCGAGCGCGCGCGCGGGTACCGGCAGGCGCTGTTCGATGCCGGCATCCTGGCCGATCCCCGGCTGGAAGCGCCGCTGCCCGATGGCGTGGACCTGGAACAGGGGGCATGGGAAGCGATGGAAACGCTGCTCGCACTGCCGAAACCGCCGGACGCGGTGTTCTGCTACAACGACAGCGCCGCGCTGGTGGCGATGCGCTGCTGCCTGGCGAAAGGCCTGAAGGTGCCGCACGACGTGGCCATCGTAGGCTTCGACGATATCTCGACGGCGGTGCTGGGCCACCGGCCGCTGACGACGCTGCGCATCAACAAGAAGGAACTGGGGGCGCTGGGCGTGGAGTTGCTGCTGAACGGCCGCGCCGGCGAGGCCGTGGAAAAGGTTGCGCCGGTCGAGCTGGTGGTGCGCACCAGCACCGTCTGCTGA
- a CDS encoding sugar MFS transporter: protein MSPAALGPQGSAPAQPQQTFPLVVITVLFFMWGLLTSLNDVLIPHLKSVYTLNYVQAMLVQFCFFGAYAIVSLPAGALIRRIGYKRGAVAGLMVAALGCALFYPAATSGYGLFLFAFFVLAAGITVLQVAANPFVTVLGPPATASSRLTLTQAFNSLGTTIAPALGGMLILGGVMAEFDVSQLSGEALARYRLSEAAAVQGPYLALAAALLVLAVLFALVRLPAITHADDTPRTAGGSVLAHRHLVLGAIGIFLYVGGEVAIGSFLINFIGEPQIAGLDHGAAAKYVSYYWGGAMIGRFIGFAVMRRVSPGKALAFNAMASIMLLLVAIFGSGATAMWAVIGVGLFNSIMFPTIFSMALYRLGAQTGQGSGILCMAIVGGAIVPFVQGALADAIGLQWSFFVPAACYVFILYFGIRYARMYVDQ from the coding sequence ATGTCACCCGCGGCCCTTGGGCCGCAGGGCAGCGCTCCCGCGCAGCCCCAGCAAACCTTCCCCCTCGTCGTGATCACCGTGCTGTTCTTCATGTGGGGCTTGCTCACATCGCTGAACGACGTGCTGATCCCCCACCTGAAGTCGGTCTACACGCTGAACTACGTGCAGGCGATGCTGGTGCAGTTCTGCTTCTTCGGCGCGTATGCCATCGTGTCGCTGCCGGCCGGCGCCCTGATCCGCCGCATCGGCTACAAGCGCGGCGCCGTGGCCGGGCTGATGGTCGCGGCGCTCGGCTGCGCGCTGTTCTACCCGGCGGCAACGAGCGGCTACGGGCTGTTCCTGTTCGCCTTCTTCGTGCTGGCCGCCGGCATCACCGTGCTGCAGGTGGCGGCCAATCCGTTCGTGACGGTATTGGGACCGCCGGCCACGGCATCGAGCCGGCTGACGCTCACGCAGGCATTCAATTCCCTGGGTACGACGATCGCGCCGGCACTCGGCGGCATGCTGATCCTGGGTGGCGTCATGGCCGAATTCGATGTCAGCCAGCTGTCCGGCGAGGCGCTGGCGCGTTACCGGCTTTCCGAAGCGGCAGCCGTGCAGGGCCCGTATCTCGCGCTGGCCGCCGCGTTGCTGGTGCTGGCCGTCTTGTTCGCACTGGTCCGGCTGCCGGCGATCACCCACGCCGACGACACGCCGCGGACGGCCGGCGGCTCCGTGCTCGCGCACCGCCACCTGGTACTGGGCGCGATCGGCATTTTCCTCTACGTGGGCGGGGAAGTGGCGATCGGCAGCTTTTTGATCAACTTCATCGGCGAGCCGCAGATCGCCGGCCTGGATCACGGCGCGGCGGCGAAATATGTCAGCTATTACTGGGGCGGCGCGATGATCGGCCGCTTCATCGGCTTTGCCGTGATGCGCAGGGTAAGCCCCGGCAAGGCGCTGGCGTTCAACGCCATGGCCAGCATCATGCTGCTGCTGGTGGCGATCTTCGGCTCCGGCGCAACGGCCATGTGGGCGGTGATCGGCGTGGGCCTGTTCAACTCGATCATGTTCCCGACGATCTTCAGCATGGCGCTGTACCGCCTCGGCGCGCAGACGGGGCAGGGCTCCGGCATCCTGTGCATGGCCATCGTGGGCGGCGCCATCGTGCCGTTCGTGCAAGGGGCGCTGGCCGATGCGATCGGGCTGCAATGGTCGTTCTTCGTGCCGGCCGCCTGCTATGTCTTCATCCTGTACTTCGGCATCCGCTACGCGCGCATGTATGTAGACCAGTGA
- a CDS encoding PfkB family carbohydrate kinase, which produces MNEPVFISAGEALTDLIVADAAHMQWAARTGGSTWNVARAMAKLGVPTAFAGAISRDVFGDALWEASMASGLDARFLQRLDKSPLLAVVHRLSPPTYFFVGDDSADLHFDPQALPGQWRTHCRWMHFGGISLARQPLAGRLVELAREAKRAGIRISYDPNWRLLMDARYDPTLRAMTALADVVKVSDEDLAGLFRTDDIEGAFATLRGFNPQAQFLYTRGEHGASLHVGDAAWHTPAFNVKVADTVGAGDASIAGFAYSQLAAPDRTPAEHLRFAAAAGAAACIGAGATPPPWPISHHCWRWATLEFMMAGFTTPPEYSMKFALPLALLGLATAAHAAPSAARLPDAARLYQNNCASCHGVKLEGATAPSLADKQWLHGTPTRANLSKIIAKGLPDKGMPGWEGTLDKAQIAALADYVAPGGRKATAAAPVVAQSDTVQSGQDDGLARLTLPKGFSIAVYAENVDTARSMAVSPGGIVYVGSRKAGKVYAVVDENGDRKADKVVTIASGLDNPIGVTLLDGALYVAEIGRVIRFDAIDRNYANKPAYKVVKDDLPNDKWHGEKIIKAGPDGKLYIPVGSPCNTCDKDDEVYSKIWRMNPDGTGWEMVANGIRNTVGFAWHPVTKDLWFTDNGPDEMGDNNPSCELNVAPKAGMHFGFPYCHGGVVPDPKFGAGRSCAQFTPPVAKLGPHVAPLGLAFYSGTQFPSQYRNQVFVAEHGSWNRTQKIGYKVSLVTLQGNQEVSTTTFIDGFLQGDDVSGRPVDIAIAPDGAMLISDDHAGKIYRVTYTGNTGK; this is translated from the coding sequence ATGAACGAACCCGTCTTCATCTCGGCCGGCGAAGCGCTGACGGACCTGATCGTGGCCGACGCCGCGCACATGCAATGGGCCGCGCGCACCGGCGGCTCGACGTGGAACGTGGCCCGGGCGATGGCCAAGCTGGGCGTGCCCACCGCGTTTGCCGGCGCCATCAGCCGCGATGTGTTCGGCGACGCGCTGTGGGAGGCATCGATGGCCTCGGGGCTCGACGCCCGCTTCCTGCAGCGGCTGGACAAATCGCCACTGCTGGCAGTCGTGCACCGGCTCTCGCCGCCCACGTATTTCTTCGTGGGCGACGACAGCGCCGACCTGCACTTCGACCCGCAGGCGTTGCCGGGACAATGGCGCACGCACTGCCGCTGGATGCATTTCGGCGGCATCAGCCTGGCACGCCAGCCGCTGGCTGGCCGGCTGGTGGAGCTGGCGCGGGAAGCGAAGCGCGCCGGCATCCGCATCAGCTACGACCCGAACTGGCGGCTGCTGATGGACGCGCGCTACGACCCCACGCTGCGCGCGATGACGGCGCTGGCCGACGTGGTCAAGGTGTCGGACGAGGACCTGGCAGGCCTGTTCCGCACCGACGACATCGAAGGCGCGTTCGCCACGCTGCGCGGTTTCAACCCGCAGGCACAGTTCCTGTATACGCGCGGCGAACATGGCGCATCGCTGCACGTGGGCGATGCGGCATGGCACACGCCGGCCTTCAATGTGAAGGTGGCCGACACCGTGGGCGCCGGGGACGCCAGCATCGCCGGTTTCGCGTACAGCCAGCTGGCGGCTCCCGATCGCACGCCCGCGGAGCACCTGCGCTTCGCCGCCGCGGCGGGCGCCGCGGCCTGCATCGGCGCGGGCGCCACGCCCCCACCGTGGCCGATATCGCATCACTGCTGGAGGTGGGCAACGCTTGAGTTTATGATGGCGGGATTTACAACCCCACCGGAGTATTCGATGAAGTTTGCCTTGCCCCTGGCCCTGCTTGGCCTGGCCACCGCCGCGCATGCCGCGCCGTCCGCGGCCCGGTTGCCCGATGCCGCCCGCCTTTACCAGAACAATTGCGCGTCATGCCACGGCGTGAAACTGGAAGGCGCGACGGCCCCCAGCCTGGCGGACAAGCAGTGGCTGCACGGCACGCCAACGCGGGCCAACCTGTCGAAGATCATCGCCAAGGGCTTGCCGGACAAGGGCATGCCCGGCTGGGAAGGCACGCTCGACAAGGCGCAGATCGCCGCGCTGGCCGATTACGTGGCGCCAGGCGGACGCAAGGCCACGGCCGCGGCGCCGGTGGTAGCGCAATCAGACACAGTGCAATCCGGCCAGGACGACGGCCTGGCCCGCCTGACGCTGCCGAAGGGCTTTTCGATTGCCGTGTATGCCGAGAACGTGGACACGGCTCGCTCGATGGCCGTGTCGCCTGGCGGCATCGTGTACGTGGGCTCGCGCAAGGCCGGCAAGGTGTACGCGGTGGTCGACGAGAACGGCGACAGGAAGGCCGACAAGGTCGTCACCATCGCATCCGGGCTGGACAACCCGATCGGCGTCACGCTGCTGGACGGCGCGCTGTACGTGGCCGAGATCGGGCGCGTGATCCGCTTCGACGCGATCGACAGGAACTACGCGAACAAGCCGGCCTACAAGGTGGTGAAGGATGACCTGCCGAACGATAAATGGCATGGCGAGAAGATCATCAAGGCCGGTCCGGACGGCAAGCTGTACATCCCCGTCGGCTCGCCCTGCAATACCTGCGACAAGGACGACGAGGTCTACTCGAAGATCTGGCGCATGAACCCGGACGGCACCGGCTGGGAAATGGTCGCCAACGGCATCCGCAATACCGTCGGCTTTGCGTGGCACCCGGTCACGAAGGACTTGTGGTTCACCGATAACGGCCCCGATGAAATGGGTGACAACAACCCGTCGTGCGAATTGAACGTGGCGCCGAAGGCGGGCATGCACTTCGGCTTCCCGTACTGCCATGGCGGGGTGGTGCCGGACCCGAAATTCGGCGCCGGCCGCAGCTGCGCGCAGTTCACGCCGCCGGTGGCGAAATTGGGCCCCCACGTGGCGCCACTCGGCTTGGCCTTCTACTCGGGCACGCAATTCCCGTCGCAATACCGCAACCAGGTGTTCGTGGCCGAACATGGCTCGTGGAACCGCACGCAGAAGATCGGCTACAAGGTCAGCCTCGTGACGCTGCAGGGCAACCAGGAAGTATCGACGACGACGTTCATCGACGGCTTCCTGCAGGGTGACGACGTGAGCGGCCGGCCGGTGGACATTGCCATCGCCCCGGATGGTGCCATGCTCATTTCCGATGACCATGCGGGCAAGATCTACCGCGTGACTTATACGGGCAATACGGGCAAGTGA
- a CDS encoding glycoside hydrolase family 3 C-terminal domain-containing protein, whose product MKHDAAILLALAALPCLAAAAESARPWLDKSLDPDRRAALVLKEMTQKEKLNWVSSHFGADHGGNKTKKVPEALPFSAGYVPPLPRLGLPALFLTDAGIGVATQNTTTPRERTALPSGIATAATWNRKLAYEGGRMIGFEARASGFNVMLAGGMNLMREPRNGRNFEYGGEDPLLAGVMVAEQVRGIESNHVIATIKHYALNAQETGRFELDARIDPAALRMSDLFAFQVALEMTDAGSFMCAYNRLNGPYGCEHPWLLNTVLKGDWGFKGFVMSDWGATHSTVEAANAGLDQQSGFEFDRSRYFGGALEEAVESNFVPQKRLDDMALRILRTMFAKGVVDHPVKEGGAIDYDAHGRISQADAEEGIVLLKNAGKLLPLSTSAKKIVVIGGHADKGVLAGGGSSLVYPRGGNAVPGLLPATWPGPIMYYPSSPLKAIQARVPGAQVAFDDGTDPARAARLAAGADVVLVFATQWVGEALDATSLALPDNQDALIAAVAAANPKTAVVLENSGPVMMPWVDRVAGVVEAWYPGTNGGEAIARVLFGEVNPSGRLPATFPAAESQLPRPKLDGDPAKPEERFTVDYHEGAAVGYKWFDLKGYKPLFPFGHGLSYTQFGYSDLKAQLVDGKVQVRFTVTNTGGVAGKDVPQVYVSPLSAKWESPKRLAGWDKVDLAPGASTSVTLSIDPRLFGMVRGSASTWHVAGGRYQVKLARHAQDDAARTVTIQLPAQVLDAAGHPLKTKTKG is encoded by the coding sequence ATGAAGCACGACGCAGCAATCCTGCTGGCGCTGGCGGCACTGCCATGCCTGGCCGCGGCAGCCGAGTCGGCCCGGCCCTGGCTGGACAAGAGCCTGGACCCCGACCGGCGCGCCGCGCTGGTCCTCAAGGAAATGACGCAGAAGGAAAAGCTGAACTGGGTGTCGAGCCATTTCGGCGCGGACCACGGCGGCAACAAGACAAAGAAGGTGCCCGAAGCGCTCCCGTTCTCGGCCGGCTACGTGCCGCCGCTGCCGCGCCTGGGCCTGCCCGCGCTGTTCCTCACCGATGCCGGCATCGGCGTGGCCACGCAAAACACCACCACGCCGCGCGAGCGCACCGCGCTGCCCTCCGGCATCGCCACGGCGGCCACGTGGAACCGCAAGCTGGCCTATGAAGGCGGGCGGATGATCGGCTTCGAGGCGCGCGCATCCGGCTTCAATGTGATGCTGGCCGGCGGCATGAACCTGATGCGCGAACCGCGCAACGGCCGCAATTTCGAGTATGGCGGCGAAGATCCCTTGCTGGCCGGCGTGATGGTGGCCGAGCAGGTGCGCGGCATCGAGTCGAACCACGTCATTGCGACGATCAAGCACTACGCGCTGAACGCCCAGGAAACCGGAAGGTTCGAGCTCGATGCCCGCATCGACCCGGCGGCGCTGCGCATGTCCGACCTGTTCGCGTTCCAGGTGGCGCTGGAAATGACGGATGCGGGATCGTTCATGTGCGCCTACAACCGCCTCAACGGGCCGTACGGCTGCGAGCACCCGTGGCTGCTGAACACCGTGCTGAAGGGCGACTGGGGCTTCAAGGGCTTCGTGATGTCCGACTGGGGCGCCACGCACAGCACGGTGGAAGCGGCCAATGCGGGACTGGACCAGCAGTCGGGCTTTGAATTCGACCGGTCCCGCTACTTCGGCGGCGCGCTCGAGGAAGCGGTGGAAAGCAATTTCGTGCCGCAGAAACGGCTCGACGACATGGCATTGCGGATCCTGCGCACGATGTTCGCGAAAGGCGTCGTCGACCATCCGGTGAAGGAGGGTGGGGCGATCGACTACGACGCCCATGGCCGCATCAGCCAGGCCGATGCCGAGGAAGGCATCGTACTGCTGAAGAACGCCGGCAAGCTGCTGCCGCTGTCGACGTCCGCGAAGAAGATCGTCGTCATCGGCGGTCATGCGGACAAGGGCGTGCTGGCCGGCGGCGGTTCGTCGCTGGTGTATCCGCGCGGCGGCAATGCCGTGCCCGGCCTGCTGCCGGCCACCTGGCCGGGGCCGATCATGTATTACCCGTCGTCGCCATTGAAGGCGATCCAGGCCCGCGTGCCGGGTGCCCAGGTGGCATTCGACGATGGCACCGATCCGGCCAGGGCGGCCCGCCTGGCGGCGGGTGCGGACGTGGTGCTGGTGTTCGCCACGCAGTGGGTGGGCGAAGCGCTGGACGCGACGTCGCTGGCGCTGCCCGACAACCAGGATGCGCTGATCGCCGCCGTTGCCGCCGCCAACCCGAAGACGGCCGTGGTGCTGGAAAACAGCGGGCCTGTGATGATGCCCTGGGTGGACCGGGTGGCCGGCGTCGTCGAGGCATGGTATCCGGGCACGAATGGCGGCGAGGCGATCGCCCGCGTGCTGTTCGGCGAAGTCAATCCGTCCGGCCGGCTGCCCGCCACGTTCCCCGCTGCCGAGTCGCAGTTGCCGCGGCCGAAGCTGGACGGCGACCCGGCAAAGCCAGAAGAGCGCTTCACCGTCGATTACCACGAGGGCGCCGCCGTCGGCTACAAGTGGTTCGACCTGAAGGGTTACAAGCCGCTGTTCCCGTTCGGCCACGGCCTGTCGTACACGCAGTTCGGCTATTCGGACCTGAAGGCGCAGCTGGTCGACGGCAAGGTGCAGGTGCGCTTCACCGTCACCAATACCGGCGGCGTGGCCGGGAAGGACGTTCCGCAGGTGTACGTGTCGCCTTTGTCGGCGAAATGGGAATCGCCCAAGCGCCTGGCCGGCTGGGACAAGGTGGACCTGGCACCCGGTGCCAGCACCAGCGTGACACTGTCGATCGACCCGCGCCTGTTCGGCATGGTGAGGGGCAGCGCCAGCACGTGGCACGTGGCCGGTGGCCGCTACCAGGTGAAGCTGGCCCGCCATGCGCAGGATGATGCGGCGCGCACCGTAACGATTCAATTGCCTGCCCAGGTGCTGGACGCGGCAGGCCACCCCCTGAAGACAAAAACGAAAGGATGA